AGAATAGGGGTGAGCCTACCCCTTCACTTGCTGCTTGGGACCTTATTTGCAGGCCAAAAAACAAGGGAGGCCTTGGTATTCTTAATCTTGGTGTTCAGAATGTTGCACTTCTGCTCAAACATGTGAATAACTTTCTTAATAAAAAGGATCTCCCATGGGTGTCTTTAATTTGGGATACCTACTATCATGGTAGAGTACCCCAAGGAACTTCTGATTGtggctctttctggtggaaggATATATGCAAGGTCATGCAAAACTTTAGGGAGTGTGCTTGGGTTCAGATTAATGGAGGGGACATTGCCCTCATGTGGTCAGACAACTGGCAACTTGATGATCAGGTGTCTAGTCTTCAATTCAGATTTCCCAGGCTCTATTCCTATGTTAAGGACCCCTGGATCACTGCTCAAGAGTTCCTGGACTCTCAAGGCATGTTCCAGCACTTCCACCTTCCTTTGTCCAGCCAGGCTTTTGATGACCTGACCACTCTACAGTCTCTGTTGGGTGGCCACAATAGAACACCTGGGTCCAAGGATATTTGGTTTTGGAATGGCACTGCCAAGGGGTACTCACCAAAGTTGTTTTACTCACATACTTTTGCAACAGAATCCTTCAACCCTTTGACAGCTTGGATCTGGAAGTCCTCCTGTACAATGAAAATCAAAGTATTCGCTTGGATGCTTATTATGGacaggttgaacaccaaggacatgGTGGACAGGAGGCATTGGCATTTGGAGGATGGAGTAAATTGTGTCCTTTGTCCTTTGCAGACTAGGGAAACAAGAGATCATTTGTTCTTTAATTACAATTTTAGTGTCAGAGTTTGGAACTATCTGCAAATTGATTGGTCATCTGGTGACTCCATGGCTGATTTGGTTATTAATGCTAGCAGGAGTTTTAGGAAGCCCTTCTTCACTGAAGTGGTGTTTATTGCTTGCTGGAATATCTAGATTCTCAGGAACGCTAAGGTCTTCAGGCATGAGAGAGCTAGATTCAATAAATGGAGAAGTGCATTCATCCATGATATTAGCTTAATGCAATATAGAGTGAAAGCTGCCTATAAGGATGATCTCCTTAGATGGATCTCATTTCTGCTACCTTGAGGCCAATATTATGTAATTTTAACTtgtttcttctccttcttcccttAGTTTAGtttgattacctcttgtaatccTCCATAATACTTGTACTTGCTCTCTCTTTATCAATAAAGTtttgatatgctgtgggggtttcccctacagttcccagtcaaaaaaactctgttttctactccctccgttcctaaatatttgtctttttagagatttcaacaagtgactacatacaaagcaaaatgagtgaatctacactctaaaatatgtctacatacagaCCTGTATGTGCTAGTCCATTTGAAAtataaaaagacaaatatttaggaacggagggagtataagagtagacatagATATATATCTATAGCATGGTCCACAACGAAAATGTGCGATGACCTGAGTTcaaattctgtctttaactttagatttttatattatatattatttaatatatacttctttcgctactgtactgacagtggaacccacagagtacttagaatacgaGATTAAGGATGGATTTATTTCTTTTTGACTTTCT
This sequence is a window from Aegilops tauschii subsp. strangulata cultivar AL8/78 chromosome 7, Aet v6.0, whole genome shotgun sequence. Protein-coding genes within it:
- the LOC141027047 gene encoding uncharacterized protein translates to MGSSRGISMGFDLSSLTEPVEGLDILTKPFEKEEMDKIVKHMPVDKAEGPDGFNGLFFKRCWHIISQDFYELAQAFFDGFAHLENINDSYITLVPKKPSPKEVGDFRPISLTGMGLKFLSKMAANRFQEAFDSLEHEAIVQILRYKGFNEKWILWMKQLLSTAADLLQTVINDMFRRGILHLPIPCHDQDYPVIQYADDTLSILPADKDQLIALKDILKVFSVSIGLDVNYHKSFIIPINVDTAVMSELAASFGCQIGKMPFTYLGLAIPAGILKQLERIQRQCLWRKNRGEPTPSLAAWDLICRPKNKGGLGILNLGVQNVALLLKHVNNFLNKKDLPWVSLIWDTYYHGRVPQGTSDCGSFWWKDICKVMQNFRECAWVQINGGDIALMWSDNWQLDDQVSSLQFRFPRLYSYVKDPWITAQEFLDSQGMFQHFHLPLSSQAFDDLTTLQSLLGGHNRTPGSKDIWFWNGTAKGYSPKLFYSHTFATESFNPLTAWIWKSSCTMKIKVFAWMLIMDRLNTKDMVDRRHWHLEDGVNCVLCPLQTRETRDHLFFNYNFSVRVWNYLQIDWSSGDSMADLVINASRSFRKPFFTEVVFIACWNI